The sequence below is a genomic window from Candidatus Sungiibacteriota bacterium.
CGCGCTTAGGGGTGGACAGAATCCCATGGCGGCAAAGTTGTTTTTTGCCGAAGCCCTAGTCCGTAGATATCACGGAAACAAAGTTGCCCAGAAAGAGCGGGACAGGTTTTTAAAAATATTTTCCAAAAAAGAATTTCAAAAAGCGGCCCCGCTGGTTACAATCAAAATCGGCAGGTGGGAGTTAACAGAGCTTCTCCTTAGGCTTGGTTTTGCCGCATCAAAATCTGATGCCCGGCGCCTGATAGCGCAGGGGGCGGTAGAGATTGACGGAAAGAGGATTACGGTTCCCTCGGAAATAAACATAAAACACGGCTCCACCATACGTGCGGGCAAGAGACGATTAGCTAGAGTGGAATAAGAGGCACCCGGACAAGGTTAAAATAAAAACCGTCCCGCTGTTAGCGGGACGGTTTTTAGTTACTCGTATGCGTCTTCTTCTTTCTCTTCCCCCGGCTCGCCTGCGTCCCCAAGGTCTTCGTAGTCGGGAGGAACTAACGGCTCTCCATCGCCGTCTTCTTCCGGGTCATCGTCCTGATTTAGTGCAAATTCGTCATAGCCTCGGTAAGGCATAGTTATGATCAAAGAAAAATTTGTTGATTGATCGACCTTTTGTTTTATATGGACTAAAGACCCCCTTTTACGCGGCCCCACTTGGAAACAAAAAGGTGGGTCAACGCTATGGCCGCCGCGTCAAAAACGTCATCAGCCGCCCCCGGGTCATCAATCCCACCCAAGGTAAGCCCCAACATTTTTTTTACCTGCAGCTTATCGGCTCTGCCGTCTCCGGTTACGCTCTTTTTAACCTCAAGCGGAGTATATTCATAGACCCTAAGTCCCGCAAGGGCGGTTGTCAACAGGATGGCGCCTCGGGACTCGGAGACTGTTAGGGCCGTTTTTTGATTTTTAGCAAAAAAAACCCGCTCCATGGCCGCTACGTCCGGCCCCCACGTCCTTATTAGTGTATTAATTTCCCGGTGGAGTTCTAAAAGTCTTCCCTGCATTTCTCCGGGCCGCGTTTTTATAAGACCAGCAGAACAAAGTTTTATTTTTTTGTCGCACCCGAGCAGGGCGTAACCAACAGAAGCAATTCCGGGATCAATACCAAGTATGATCATGGCCGATATGATAGCGGGAGCAGAACGGTTCCTAATAATTCGGCGCTGGTATGGGCAATTAGGGGCGTGTTCCCTCAAGGTTTGTGTGGATTTCCTGTATGTCCTCGTTATGCACCAGTGCCTCAAGGAGCGCCTCGCCCGACTCTTTTAAATTTTCCGGAAGCCGAATTGGAGAACGCGGTCTCCACCCGCCATAAGTATTTTTTATAATAATCTTTTTGTCTTCCAACGACCTTGTTACCTTTTCAAGATCAGCAGGATTGGTTTCTACAATCCAAGAGTTGTTGAGTTTTTTAAAATCGCGGGCGCCGGAATCTGCTATGGCAAGTTCTACTTCCTCCGGCAACAGAGACTGGTGGTCGGGTCCGGCCGCCTCAATAGTTCCCACCCTTTCAAAACCCCAGCTTATACTGCCCGGTTCAGCCAGTTTGGCGCCGTGTTCTTCCAAAATATTTTTAATCTCCGCCAGCGATCTATTTTTATTATCGGTCGTGCCCTCAATGAGTATGTTCAAACCGCCCGGGGCAGCAGCCTCGTACAAAAATTCCTGAAGTTCTGCCCCACCCCCGCCGCCAGACGCGCGAGCGAGGGCGCGGGCAATGTTATCTTTAGGCAGACCGGCAGAGCGCGCATGTTCCAAAGCCGCGCGCAGTCGCGGATTTGATTCTGACGACGCGCCCCCGCCTTTTGCAGCCACGGTTATTTCCCGGATAAGCCGCGAGAATAATTGTCCTTTTTTAGCGTCGGTGGCCGCCTTTTTATGTTTTATTTGCGCCCACTTGGAATGACCAGCCATTTTTAAATTTGGGACCCTTGTTCTTGGCGGCGGCCGCGGGCATATTTTAAAATAATGTCTTTGGCTTCGTAAAGAGCGGGTGCGTCCTTTATAGTAAATTCTCTCTCGCCGGCGGTCTGTATACGCAGTTTCCCAAATTTAAGAAAGGTTTCTATTAGGCCGCGTATCTCTATGGTGATGTCCTGCACGCTTGATAGGGGAATTTCTGAAATCTCACGGCTGAATAAGCCTCGCTGCTCTACGTCCACAATACGCTCCGTAGTTATAATCCACATGTCCAGATAGTGGTCCATCCAGAGAAGAAAAAGTAACAGCAATAACACCATGACGTAAATGGAAAGAAAGAAATTAGTGGAGGTTTCCACCAGTGTTGGGTCAAGACCGCCCGTGATCAGGGGGAGAAAAGTAAGGGCAACGGGCGCCAGCATAATAAGAATAATTATAACCAAAACCTGCCTTGCTATTATAAACCAGTGTTTGTGTATTACCAGCACCACCTTTTCGTCCTCGTTGAGACGCAGCATAAGTTATCGCATTTTTATTAAAAAATAAAGCGCAAAGAGCCAAAAAAGGAGGGAGAGAGAAACAAAAACAGTACTTACGATTTTAGGATACGGGCGGCCCGGCAAGGTGTATTGTTTTAGGTGGTAAATAATCGCGCTAGAAAAAAGACCGTACAGAAGAGAGAAGATAGTAAATAAAACCGCAGCCGCTACAAACATAATATTGCCTAACTAATTAGTGGTTTTTGTCTATTGACCTTGAATCCCAGGTGTTGGTAGGCGCGTTCTGTGGCAAGCCGTCCCCTGGGGGTGCGCTCAAGAAAACCAAGCTGCATAAGATACGGTTCGTAGACCTCCTCCAGTGTGTCTTCCTCTTCCGAAGAAGCGGCGGCTATGGCCTGCAGACCCACCGGCCCCCCGCCGAACTTGGATATTACCACCTCAAGAATTTTGCGATCCATGGGCTCAAGGCCCAGTTCGTCCACCTGCAAAAGTTCCATGGTTTTGCTGGCGGCGCCTTGACTAACAACGCCAGATCCGTGTACTTCGGCATAGTCGCGTACTCTTTTGAGTAAACGGTTGGCAACACGGGGAGTAAAACGGGAGGAACGCGCAATTATTTTTACCGCAGCAGGTTCCGTGGCTATTCCGAGGATCCGCGCCGAGCGTTCTATAATTTTTTCTATATCTTCGTTAGTATAAAAGTCAAGACGAAACGAACTCCCAAAACGAGAACGAAGCGGCGAGGAGAGAAGACCTATGCGGGTGGTGGCGGCAATCATTGTAAAGGGCGGAAGTTCTATTTGAATAATTCTCGCCGAAGGCCCCTTGCCTATTATGATATCAAGATTGCGTGTTTCCATGGCCGGATACAGTACTTCCTCAACCAGTTTATTTAGGCGGTGTACCTCGTCAATAAACAAAACGTCACCCGGCGTAAGGTTGGTCAAGATAGAAGCGAGGTCGCCCACCCGCTCAACGGCAGGACCCGAAGTTACGCGGATATTGGTGTTCATTTCCCGCGCAATAAGATGGGCCAGACTTGTTTTTCCGAGGCCGGCCGGGCCGGATAGCAGCACGTGTTCTATTGGTTCCCCCCGCCTTTGGGCCGCATCAATGAGGATGCGCAGGTTTCTCTTGGTGTGTTCCTGCCCAATGTAATCGTTCCAGCGCTGCGGACGTAGGGCAAGGTCAAGCGAAACGTCCTCTTTTTCTTTGTGGGGGGCAGTGATGGGGCTGGTTGACATGATGATTAATACTGGTATAATTATTAATGACGATTGACAAAAAAGTAAACTGTTTTTATAGTGCGACTGGGGGGGCGTGGCCCCTTTTTGGTTGTTATTTTTGGCCGTGGGCAATTAAGGTTTACATCCTTAAATGGGGATTTTTACACCAGGGCCAGCCGGTGTTAGCTCGCTGGTGCCTGGGAGAAATCCTAGCCTCCGTGTTCCCAAACCGGAGTAATTGCCCACGGCCGAATATAGCAACCCCCAATCTAGTCCGTTCCCACAACCCGTTCCAGCTCCTCAAAATCCGTGATCCCAGCCAGTACCTTCAGGAGGCCGTCTTGGCGCATGGTTATTTGATCTTGGCGCTCGGCCTCTTTTTTTATTTCAAATTCTGAAGGCTCTCTTAAAATAAGTCTTTCCACAACATCATTAATTAAAATAATTTCAAAAACCCCAATCCGGCCTTTATAACCGATGCCGCTGCAGTCGTCGCATCCTTTGGGGGTGACCTTGAAGATTTTCCAATCCTTGGGCAGAGGAGCTTTTTTGGGGTAACGGCCGAGCTCCGCTTCTATTTTCTTTTTTTCCGCAACCCCCACGCTTACGGGAGTGCGGCAGCGGACACAAAGTTTTCTTAAAAGTCTCTGGGCCATGGTTATGTTTATGGCCGGCGCGATGATGGCAGGTTTTACTCCGAGATCAAGCAGTCTTGGAATTGTGCCGGCGGCCGAGTTGGTGTGCAGCGTGGAAAAAACCAGATGTCCGGTCAGGGCCGCATGCATGGCCGTCTCCGCCGTTTCAAAATCTCTAATCTCACCCACCAGTATCACGTCCGGGTCCTGTCTTACTATAGCCCTGAGGCCGTTAGCAAAATCGTAGCCATTCTCGGGGCTCACCTGTGTTTGTTCTACACCAACGAGGTGGTACTCTATGGGGTCTTCTATGGTAATAATTTTCACACTCGGCGAATGGATTTTTTTTAAAAAAGCGTAAAGAGTTGTTGTTTTTCCAGAACCAGTGGGACCTGTGGTTAGAATCATGCCGTTTGGTTTTTTAAGCTCATCCGCCACAATCTCAATAATCCAGGATTGCATACCAAGCTCTTCAAATGGTACCTGTAGTGCTTTGGGGTTTAGAATCCGAAGGACGGTGTTTTCTCCGTGGGGTCCGGGAAGAACAGAGGTTCTAATTTCAATATCCGTAGAGTTGGTTTTAACCGTAAAACGGCCGTCTTGTGCCCTATCGTGCACGTTCAGCTTTAGTTCGGAAATAAGCTTGATTCTGGAAAGGAGCAGATTGTAAACTTTGGGCGGCAGACTGGCTACGTCGTGGAGCAGGCCGTCCAGACGGAAACGAAGACGCACCTTTTCTTTTTGCGGCTCTACATGTACGTCCGAGGCCTCCAGTCCCAGCGCCCCGGCAAGAATTATTTCCAGTACCTCGGTGGTGCGCCCGGCAAGCCCTTTTTCAATACGCAGTCCAACCCCCCCCAGAGTAGTAAGTTCTTTTTGAAGCTCAATTATTTTTTGGGGTGCTAACTGAACCGTGCCGGATGCCGCTTCGTACTCCACGGGTACTTTTTTATAAATCTCCCAGGCGCGGAGCAGACTTGATTTTGAGGCCAGATAAAGATTAAAGGTAAAATGATCTTCTTCCAGGCGCCGTAGGGCGGCCCTTGTCTCTTCTTTCTCCGGATTACGTACGGCAACATCAAGCCGTTTACCTGCTACCTGAAAAACCACAAGTTCGGCTCTGCGCGCCGTTTCCTCCGGAACTATTTTGATGGCGTCGGTCTCCACAGGAAAAGTGCCGAGATCAACATAGGGTATTTTGTACTTTTGCGATAAAATTTTAACACTACTCTCTTCTTCTTTGCGTCGAAGGAGCTCAAGTTTTCTTTTCGGTTTTTCTTCCTCAAAGCGGGCTGTCATCTGTAATTTAATTGTAGGTTAGAGAATTTCTTTCAGCAACGAAGTGATATGCACCTCGGCTTCACGAAAGGAGGGGAAGACGCCAAAGATTTTTAGATACGGGCTTTGAAATTCGCCGCCTTCACGCGACCGTATTGCTTCCAGTACTCTCTGTTCACCGGCCACGGTTGCCTGAACCAGCCCGTCTTCCGGATTTTGCGAGAGCAATACGGTTGCGCTTTTTTGGGGAAAAGTTTTTTCTAGGTGTGCCAGCACCGAAGAAGTATCAGCCGGCGTGCGCCCGGTTTTTTCAAAATCCTCTTTTGTCACAAATGACCAGAGCACGTTTTCTTTCTCGCCGGTTTTGGTACGAACCGAAGCGCGGCCAAAAAGTTGAAGGAGACCCAGCGGTAGGTACGAGTTTACAAGCCCATATGCGGTTTGGTTTTCTCCACCCAGCCGCATAAGCTCCGATGCGGCGAGAAATGTATCGGCATTGGTTTGGGGCGAGGAAAAGCCGCCGCTTGCCGAAACAATACCAGCCAGAAGCAGGGTGGCGTGTTCTTTTTCCAACGCCGCTCCGGTCAGCAGAGACACCAACTCGTAGACAATCTCTGACAGCGAAGAGCGCTTGGCGTCAACCAAATTGATTTCACCAAAGTATTTATTATCGTCCGCGTTATCAATATTAATTATGGGGTGTTCGGTAAAAAATTCTGGAGGAAGTTCGGGTCGATCCCCCTCTACGTCCTTAAGTCCGAGGGTCAGGACCGAATCACAGAGAATATTTCCCGCGCGAAACGATATCTGGTTTTTTTCTATAGGAAGGGAATTTGGAGAGAGTATGATTTCCACCCGATTATCGTGTTTTTCGTAGCGTAACTCCCCAAGAGAGATCTGGCTGGTATCTAAAGAGACCACGAATTCCCTTAAGGGTTGGGGCGGAGTGCGGAGATACGGGAAAAGGTCGGCGTTGGGTATGGTCTCTGGTGTTAAACTTCCTGCAAAGCCTACTTTTTTATTGCGCTTGGCCAAAATAGAGGCCAGCACCTCGCTGGCAGCCAAACAGTCTAGGGTGGGGGATTCGGGCACAAGGAAAACTAAGTGCCCGCTTTTTTCTATTTGTTCAGTTGCTTTTTGTATGTCCATGACCCTATTCGTAGCTCCGTACGAGAATAACGTCAAACACCAACTTGTGGAAAACTAAACGCTTGACTTTTTATTCTTTTTGGTGTATTATTATAGTATAAACTAGAACCTAAAAAGGAGGGTGAGATGAAGCGAATCCGAACCCTGATCCTGCTTTTTGTGTTCGTCCTGCCGCTTCTGGCGGCATGTGCGACTTTCAGGGTGGTGTCGGAATCGGAAACCCCGCATCCCAGAGCGATTGCGGAGTGGTCGGTTCCCGGCGCCGCACTTTCGGTGGGTAGGGGCTTTGCCTCAACCCCCGGGGTGAGGGGCACCACCCAGGGGTTTGAGTTCAGCGGCGGGAAAGTCAGAGACGTTTACCGCCGCTAAAGGACGTCGTGGCCCGGAGCGCAATGCGCGCTTCCGGGCCGCTTTTTTATTTGTTCAATATTAGTTACGCTGTAGACATGATTAGGGTGTCAAAAAGCCCTGCCCAAACTAAGAAAATTGCCCGTTTTGTTTTAGACAGAGTTAAAAAACAAGACATAGCAGGCCCAAGAGTTATGGCGCTTGAGGGCAATTTGGGCTCCGGAAAAACCACTTTTGTGCAGGGCCTGTCCTCCACGCTGGGCATAAAGGAGCGTATCTTAAGTCCCACTTTTGTTTTGATAAAAATTTATCAGACCGCACACCGACGATTTAAACATTTAATCCATATTGACTGCTATCGTCTCCGCTCATCAAAAGATTTACTGCATCTTGGTTTTAAAGATTTACTTTGCGATCAGGACGCGATCATTGTTATTGAGTGGGCCGATAGAATTAAAAAATTAATTCCGCACGGCGCACTATGGATAAAATTTAAGCACGGGAAAAATCCCGCGGAGAGGATTATTAAAATTAAAAAATGAAAAAATTAGTTTTAGTTGATGCCCACGCCGTGATCCATCGCGCCTATCACGCTCTGCCCCCGCTTACCACGTCAAGCGGCGAGCCAACCAACGCCGTTTACGGATTTACCACTATTTTTTTGCGGATTTTGCGCGAACTAAAACCCGATTATATCGCGGCTGCTTTTGATTTGCCGGGACCCACCTTCCGGCACATTGCTTACGAGCGCTATAAGGCCCAGCGGCCGGAGACACCCGCGGAGCTTTCAAGTCAATTTGCAAAAGTAAGAGAGGTGCTGGAGGCCTTTGGCGTTCCCGTTTTTGAAAAAGAAGGATACGAGGCCGACGACGTTATAGGAACCATTGCCCGAAAATTTGAGAAAGACAGAAAAGTGGAAATTATTATAGTGACGGGCGATATGGACACCCTGCAGCTTGTTCGTACGCGAGTTAGGGTCTATGCGATGAAAAAAGGAATAACAGAGACCGTAACCTATGATGAAAAAGCAGTTGAGGAGCGCTATGGATTTAAACCCGAACAAGTAGTTGATTTTAAAGGCCTTAAGGGCGACCCCTCGGATAATATCCCCGGAGTAAAAGGAATCGGCGAGAAAACCGCCACCGAACTTATTAAAGAGTTCGGCTCCATAGACGGGGTTTATAAGGCGCTGAAGAAAGGAACAAAAAAAATTTCGCCAGCCATCGCAGAAAAACTGCGTCAAGGCAAGGAGGACGCCAGATTTTCGCTGGATCTCGCGACAATCAACACTAAAGTTCCCGTTAAATTCGGCTTGGAGGCAATGAAGTATCGTGAAAAAAAAGACGGAAAGGTTAGCGCCGTTTTCCAAAAATTGGGATTTTATAGTCTTCTCAAGCGCCTTAATGTTGAGGGCGCGCCAAAATCGGAGCAAGCCGCACTGCTTGTTGTTCCCGCCAGAACCCGCGCCATTGAGGAGTTGACGGGCGTAGCAGAGCTTGAACAAGTTTTTAAAAATGCGCCAAGAACCGGCTTGGTCCTTGAGAAGGAAGATCTTTTTCTAATCCCTGAAAAAGGAGGCAGGGTTTATAAGTTAGACCCGAAACTTTTAAAAGAAGACAAGGTTAAAAGATTTTTTGAGACGCAGCGCTTCTTTGTTCACAACGGCAAAGCGCTTATTCATTTTCTGCATAGATTCAACATAGAACCCGGTCCGGTTGAGTTTGATATAATGCTTGCCGCCTATTTAACGAGCCAATTTACGCGCGACTTCTCTTTTCTGGCCGTTGCCAGCCGCGAGCTGGGGCGGCTTGTTTCGCAAAATCCGCGGGACGAAATTTCTCACTTTTTTGAGATTGTTGAGTCGCTCAAATCAAAACTAAGCGAGGGAAAAATCAAAAAAGTTTTTGAGGAGATTGAGCTTCCGGCAGTGAGAGTTTTGGCGGATATGGAGGAGCGGGGGATACTTATTGATGCCGCTTTTTTAAAAAGGCTTGCCCAAGAAGTTGATAAAAAACTTGAGGACCTCACCGCGCTAATCTATAAACTTGCCGGTGGAAATTTTAATATAAATTCCTCCCAGCAGCTCTCCCGTATTCTTTTTGAAAAATTAAACATTAAAACCCACGGACTACGCAAAACCGAGAAAGGCGGAGTGATTTCCACCGGCGCCTCGGAGCTTGAAAAACTAAAAGGCGAACACCCGATTATTGTAAAAATTCTTGGCTATAGGGAGCTTATAAAACTGAAAACTACATATATAGATACACTGCCGCGGCTTGTAAACCCCAAAACCGGACGATTGCACACAACCTATAATCAAACAGGAACTGCCACTGGACGTCTTTCTTCCTCCGACCCCAATCTCCAAAATATTCCTATTATGACAGAGCTGGGACGCGAAATTAGAAAAGCATTTGTTGCTCAAGACGAGTACGAGCTAGTCTCTTTTGACTACTCCCAAATTGAGCTTCGCGTGGCCGCGCATATTGCCAACGATAAAAAAATGATTGAGGCTTTTAAAAAAGGCATGGACATACATAAACTTACCGCCTCCGAGATTTATAATATTCCTTTGGAAAAAGTAACGCCGGATTTACGGCGCGCAGCCAAAACTCTTAATTTCGGGGTTCTTTATGGCATGGGGTCTCAAGCTTTTGCCGAGTCAATGGCTAGGTCCCCCGAAGGGGGCCGCCACCCCGGCCCAGCGGGCCTAGGGGCGGGGATGTCGCGCGAAGATGCCAAAAAATTTATTGATGAATATTTTCACGATTTTTCAGGGGTCAAAAAATATATTGAAGACACAAAAAGATTTGTTGAAGAAAATGGATATGTGGAAACTATCTTTGGCCGCCGCCGCTATATTCCCGAGATTCACTCGCCCAACTGGCAATTGAGGCGCGAAGCGGAACGCATGGCCATCAACATGCCCATACAGGGGTCCAGCACCGGCGATATTATCAAACTCGCGATGATTAAGGTTGATGAGTGGATTCGGAAAGCCGCCCCAGAGGGGCGGGAAAAACTAGAAAATGGTGTCCGTATGCTTTTGCAGGTTCATGACGAGCTTTTATTTGAAATCAAAAAAAGGCTTGTTCAAAAGGTCACGCCCCAAATAAGAAAAATTATGGAGGGTGCCGTTGAGTTAAAGGTGCCGCTCGTGGTGGATGCAAAAACGGGCAGGAATTGGGGCGAGCAGAAGAGTCTGTAACACGTCCGCGCGGCAAGTTAAGTAGCGGATGAAATATAAAAAATGCCATGGAAAATAAGAAGGCCCGCTTCAGGCTAGAAACCTTGGCGGGCACGAAGAACAGAACGAATGATTGCGGTTTCTGTAGCGATCCGCAGATCGAATCGCTACAGGAGGGGTTGCCCCTCGAAAGAACAGTCACCTCTCGCTCGGTGGCCACAATCCTACGGATTTAGGCCACGAGGTCATTGAGATGGGTGGCGCACCACCATCGTAATTACAGTATAGCATATCTACAGAATCTGTCAAGCCCCTGCGGTTCGGGGAAGAAATACAAAAGATGTCATGGGTCATGGGGCGTAGGGATAAAAAAAGAGCCGTATAAACGGCTTAAGATGGGGAAGGTTACTTCCAGTACCACCAGAGACGAAACCCAGCGTTGAGACCAATCAACATGAAAATGTTGTAAATAAGCGGTTGTACGCCCAAGCTATTAAGCATTTTCGATTGCGGTAACGATCCAGAGCCAAGATCAACCAGAACGCTTAGCAAGATGAAGAGACAGGATAGAAAGACAACCCAAGCTGAGAATTTCTTCATTGGCTTACCCCCAGGTTAAGGGACTAGAACTATGAGTATGATATAATAAGGAACGGGTTTCTGTCAACTCTGTATCAAGAAAAATCCGCATGACATTTTCTGTTGTGGGATGAGTAACAGGGGTGTCATGGGATGCAGAGGACGAATTTTGGCAAAGAAAAAAAGCGGTTTAGAGTGACGCTCAGCACCTTGATTCAGCGACGCCTTCTGGTTGTGGATTACAGAACGATGAACATCATTCCTACCGCCACATTCATCATTCCGATAGGAGTGTTTCCCGCCAGCACCCAGATAAGGCCACTGACGCAGAAGAATAGCCCTGCAATCGCGGAACCCATCACAGCACCTCCTTTGATTGGAATACGGATCTAGTTGCATTATAGCATTAAACTGAACACTTTGTCAATGGAAAAAAAGCCGCATGACATTTTCTATAATTCGGCAGTATCACAGCTGGGAAAACGGCTTATCCGCCGGAGGCGGACCCGCCTCTGGCGGGAAATAAAGCCTCCTTCGCATCCTCCTTCGTCATAGACTTCGGATGGACGTAGTA
It includes:
- a CDS encoding SEC-C domain-containing protein, encoding MRWVAHHHRNYSIAYLQNLSSPCGSGKKYKRCHGSWGVGIKKEPYKRLKMGKVTSSTTRDETQR
- a CDS encoding PH domain-containing protein, which produces MLRLNEDEKVVLVIHKHWFIIARQVLVIIILIMLAPVALTFLPLITGGLDPTLVETSTNFFLSIYVMVLLLLLFLLWMDHYLDMWIITTERIVDVEQRGLFSREISEIPLSSVQDITIEIRGLIETFLKFGKLRIQTAGEREFTIKDAPALYEAKDIILKYARGRRQEQGSQI
- the ruvB gene encoding Holliday junction branch migration DNA helicase RuvB; translated protein: MSTSPITAPHKEKEDVSLDLALRPQRWNDYIGQEHTKRNLRILIDAAQRRGEPIEHVLLSGPAGLGKTSLAHLIAREMNTNIRVTSGPAVERVGDLASILTNLTPGDVLFIDEVHRLNKLVEEVLYPAMETRNLDIIIGKGPSARIIQIELPPFTMIAATTRIGLLSSPLRSRFGSSFRLDFYTNEDIEKIIERSARILGIATEPAAVKIIARSSRFTPRVANRLLKRVRDYAEVHGSGVVSQGAASKTMELLQVDELGLEPMDRKILEVVISKFGGGPVGLQAIAAASSEEEDTLEEVYEPYLMQLGFLERTPRGRLATERAYQHLGFKVNRQKPLIS
- the tsaE gene encoding tRNA (adenosine(37)-N6)-threonylcarbamoyltransferase complex ATPase subunit type 1 TsaE yields the protein MSKSPAQTKKIARFVLDRVKKQDIAGPRVMALEGNLGSGKTTFVQGLSSTLGIKERILSPTFVLIKIYQTAHRRFKHLIHIDCYRLRSSKDLLHLGFKDLLCDQDAIIVIEWADRIKKLIPHGALWIKFKHGKNPAERIIKIKK
- the ruvC gene encoding crossover junction endodeoxyribonuclease RuvC, encoding MIILGIDPGIASVGYALLGCDKKIKLCSAGLIKTRPGEMQGRLLELHREINTLIRTWGPDVAAMERVFFAKNQKTALTVSESRGAILLTTALAGLRVYEYTPLEVKKSVTGDGRADKLQVKKMLGLTLGGIDDPGAADDVFDAAAIALTHLFVSKWGRVKGGL
- a CDS encoding YebC/PmpR family DNA-binding transcriptional regulator — translated: MAGHSKWAQIKHKKAATDAKKGQLFSRLIREITVAAKGGGASSESNPRLRAALEHARSAGLPKDNIARALARASGGGGGAELQEFLYEAAAPGGLNILIEGTTDNKNRSLAEIKNILEEHGAKLAEPGSISWGFERVGTIEAAGPDHQSLLPEEVELAIADSGARDFKKLNNSWIVETNPADLEKVTRSLEDKKIIIKNTYGGWRPRSPIRLPENLKESGEALLEALVHNEDIQEIHTNLEGTRP
- a CDS encoding type II/IV secretion system protein, whose protein sequence is MTARFEEEKPKRKLELLRRKEEESSVKILSQKYKIPYVDLGTFPVETDAIKIVPEETARRAELVVFQVAGKRLDVAVRNPEKEETRAALRRLEEDHFTFNLYLASKSSLLRAWEIYKKVPVEYEAASGTVQLAPQKIIELQKELTTLGGVGLRIEKGLAGRTTEVLEIILAGALGLEASDVHVEPQKEKVRLRFRLDGLLHDVASLPPKVYNLLLSRIKLISELKLNVHDRAQDGRFTVKTNSTDIEIRTSVLPGPHGENTVLRILNPKALQVPFEELGMQSWIIEIVADELKKPNGMILTTGPTGSGKTTTLYAFLKKIHSPSVKIITIEDPIEYHLVGVEQTQVSPENGYDFANGLRAIVRQDPDVILVGEIRDFETAETAMHAALTGHLVFSTLHTNSAAGTIPRLLDLGVKPAIIAPAINITMAQRLLRKLCVRCRTPVSVGVAEKKKIEAELGRYPKKAPLPKDWKIFKVTPKGCDDCSGIGYKGRIGVFEIILINDVVERLILREPSEFEIKKEAERQDQITMRQDGLLKVLAGITDFEELERVVGTD
- the polA gene encoding DNA polymerase I, coding for MKKLVLVDAHAVIHRAYHALPPLTTSSGEPTNAVYGFTTIFLRILRELKPDYIAAAFDLPGPTFRHIAYERYKAQRPETPAELSSQFAKVREVLEAFGVPVFEKEGYEADDVIGTIARKFEKDRKVEIIIVTGDMDTLQLVRTRVRVYAMKKGITETVTYDEKAVEERYGFKPEQVVDFKGLKGDPSDNIPGVKGIGEKTATELIKEFGSIDGVYKALKKGTKKISPAIAEKLRQGKEDARFSLDLATINTKVPVKFGLEAMKYREKKDGKVSAVFQKLGFYSLLKRLNVEGAPKSEQAALLVVPARTRAIEELTGVAELEQVFKNAPRTGLVLEKEDLFLIPEKGGRVYKLDPKLLKEDKVKRFFETQRFFVHNGKALIHFLHRFNIEPGPVEFDIMLAAYLTSQFTRDFSFLAVASRELGRLVSQNPRDEISHFFEIVESLKSKLSEGKIKKVFEEIELPAVRVLADMEERGILIDAAFLKRLAQEVDKKLEDLTALIYKLAGGNFNINSSQQLSRILFEKLNIKTHGLRKTEKGGVISTGASELEKLKGEHPIIVKILGYRELIKLKTTYIDTLPRLVNPKTGRLHTTYNQTGTATGRLSSSDPNLQNIPIMTELGREIRKAFVAQDEYELVSFDYSQIELRVAAHIANDKKMIEAFKKGMDIHKLTASEIYNIPLEKVTPDLRRAAKTLNFGVLYGMGSQAFAESMARSPEGGRHPGPAGLGAGMSREDAKKFIDEYFHDFSGVKKYIEDTKRFVEENGYVETIFGRRRYIPEIHSPNWQLRREAERMAINMPIQGSSTGDIIKLAMIKVDEWIRKAAPEGREKLENGVRMLLQVHDELLFEIKKRLVQKVTPQIRKIMEGAVELKVPLVVDAKTGRNWGEQKSL